In Arcobacter sp. F2176, one DNA window encodes the following:
- a CDS encoding Hsp20/alpha crystallin family protein has product MLVTRFDPFKQFRDLEKDFYKYPSNEGVSGFVPVVNTREGEFAYHIDVDLPGVKKDDIKVDIHKGVLTISGERKIKEEVKEEDYYKVETSFGKFSRSFTLPDNADVENIEASGKDGVLEIIVPKLSEEKHKKIIKIK; this is encoded by the coding sequence ATGTTAGTAACTAGATTTGACCCTTTTAAACAATTTAGAGATTTAGAAAAGGATTTTTATAAATACCCTTCAAATGAAGGAGTTAGTGGTTTTGTTCCAGTAGTTAATACAAGGGAAGGTGAATTTGCTTATCATATTGATGTGGATTTACCAGGTGTTAAAAAAGATGATATCAAAGTTGACATTCATAAAGGTGTATTAACAATCTCTGGTGAGAGAAAAATAAAAGAAGAAGTTAAAGAAGAAGATTACTATAAAGTAGAGACATCTTTTGGTAAGTTTTCTAGAAGTTTTACTCTTCCTGATAATGCAGATGTTGAAAATATTGAAGCATCAGGAAAAGATGGGGTGTTAGAAATTATAGTTCCTAAATTAAGTGAAGAGAAGCATAAAAAGATAATAAAAATTAAATAA
- a CDS encoding methyl-accepting chemotaxis protein: TTFLGVYISKTIKDAVLKIREGIKEFFDFMNRKANIVNEIDIHSKSEFGEIASFINESIKSLQKELDADTKCAGEAILVLHKLQEGYLNYQILSTPTNPQIRTFASTVNTMLINQQKVMSNILDELEKYTNYNYLSKLSDQNMKGEMKQLIDGINSLGESITKMLQENKQNGDILTKSSEILSSNVSHLNTAALSQTASIEETAAAIEETSSAISEISQQATQMQTLSKETLIYATEGLELANKTQKSMDEINSATIEILTATSIIDKIAFQTNILSLNAAVEAATAGEAGKGFAVVAGEVRNLATRSAEAAKEIKELVEKANTKAGEGKNSSEQMIDGYSKLNEKITDSSKIIANVADATIEQSKGISQINEAISSIDKLTQENAKITGETQEIAKKTNDIAIDIIKNTENKKF; this comes from the coding sequence TTACAACTTTCCTTGGAGTATATATAAGTAAAACAATTAAAGATGCTGTTTTAAAAATTAGAGAAGGTATTAAAGAATTCTTTGATTTTATGAATAGAAAAGCAAACATAGTAAATGAAATTGATATACACTCAAAAAGTGAATTTGGTGAAATCGCTTCATTTATAAATGAAAGCATTAAATCTTTACAAAAAGAATTAGATGCTGATACAAAATGTGCAGGTGAAGCAATATTGGTTTTACATAAATTACAAGAAGGATATTTAAATTATCAAATTCTTTCAACTCCAACTAATCCACAAATAAGAACTTTTGCATCCACAGTAAATACAATGCTTATTAATCAACAAAAAGTAATGAGCAACATTTTGGATGAATTAGAAAAATACACAAACTATAACTATTTATCAAAACTATCAGACCAAAATATGAAGGGAGAAATGAAACAGCTAATTGATGGAATAAACTCTTTAGGTGAATCTATTACTAAAATGTTACAAGAAAATAAACAAAATGGTGACATCCTTACAAAAAGTTCTGAAATCTTATCTTCAAATGTATCACACTTAAATACAGCTGCCCTTTCTCAAACGGCCTCTATTGAAGAAACTGCTGCCGCAATTGAAGAGACAAGTTCAGCGATCAGTGAAATATCGCAACAAGCCACACAAATGCAAACATTATCAAAAGAGACATTAATTTATGCAACAGAAGGATTAGAATTAGCAAATAAAACACAAAAATCTATGGATGAAATAAATAGTGCTACAATAGAAATTCTTACAGCAACCTCTATAATTGATAAGATTGCATTTCAAACAAATATTTTAAGCCTAAATGCAGCAGTGGAAGCCGCAACTGCAGGAGAAGCTGGAAAAGGCTTTGCCGTAGTTGCAGGAGAAGTAAGAAACCTAGCAACAAGAAGTGCAGAAGCTGCAAAAGAGATAAAAGAATTGGTTGAAAAAGCTAATACAAAAGCAGGTGAAGGAAAAAATAGTTCAGAACAAATGATTGATGGATATTCTAAGTTAAATGAAAAAATAACTGATTCAAGTAAAATTATCGCTAATGTGGCTGATGCTACAATAGAACAAAGTAAAGGAATTTCACAAATCAATGAAGCAATCAGTTCAATAGATAAATTAACACAAGAAAATGCAAAAATTACTGGAGAAACACAAGAAATAGCTAAAAAGACAAATGACATAGCTATTGATATTATTAAAAATACTGAGAATAAAAAGTTTTAA
- a CDS encoding ABC transporter substrate-binding protein gives MKKIAIIFFSLLLFFSFIKAENLIAKKKVFYINSYHSGLYWSDGIEKSIKETLLKSKIPIEFKRVEMNSKRNNNEPYKMKIAQKIKNQIENFKPDVIITSDDNAIKYVIEPYFKNSSIPIVFCGINGTIKKYKELPFNITGMEEVQLIPQLIDALKKYAKGNRIGSLDDDSFSAKAQSDFFEEQLKRKIYKKHARTIDEWKKYYVYLQNNTDILLLGNSGALINWDKNKENLEDFVKEETKIPTAAWDITVSKFVVLTFANNPEEQGRWAANAVLRILKGEDIKNIPIAINEKANIYINTTLSKKLNIVFPFELIDNAVLVK, from the coding sequence ATGAAAAAGATTGCTATTATTTTCTTTTCATTATTACTATTTTTTAGCTTTATAAAAGCAGAAAATCTTATTGCAAAGAAAAAAGTCTTTTACATCAATTCCTATCATTCTGGGCTTTATTGGAGTGATGGGATTGAAAAAAGTATAAAAGAAACACTTCTAAAATCTAAAATTCCCATTGAGTTTAAAAGAGTAGAAATGAACTCTAAAAGAAATAATAATGAGCCTTATAAAATGAAAATAGCTCAAAAAATCAAAAATCAAATTGAAAATTTTAAACCTGATGTAATTATTACCTCTGATGATAATGCAATAAAATATGTTATTGAACCTTATTTTAAGAATTCATCCATTCCAATTGTCTTTTGTGGGATAAATGGTACTATAAAGAAGTATAAAGAACTGCCTTTTAACATAACTGGAATGGAAGAAGTCCAGCTTATCCCTCAATTAATTGATGCTTTAAAAAAATATGCAAAAGGCAATAGAATAGGCAGTTTAGATGATGATTCTTTTAGTGCCAAAGCACAGAGTGATTTTTTTGAAGAGCAGTTAAAGCGAAAAATTTATAAAAAGCATGCACGAACTATTGATGAATGGAAAAAGTATTATGTATATTTACAAAATAATACAGATATCTTATTACTTGGAAATAGTGGAGCTTTAATTAATTGGGATAAAAACAAAGAAAATTTAGAAGATTTTGTAAAAGAGGAAACTAAAATACCAACTGCTGCTTGGGATATAACTGTAAGTAAATTTGTTGTATTAACTTTCGCTAATAATCCTGAAGAGCAAGGAAGATGGGCCGCTAACGCAGTCCTTAGAATTTTAAAGGGGGAAGATATAAAGAATATACCAATAGCTATAAATGAAAAAGCTAATATTTATATAAATACAACTTTATCAAAAAAGCTTAATATTGTTTTTCCTTTTGAATTAATAGATAATGCGGTGTTAGTAAAATGA
- the typA gene encoding translational GTPase TypA, translating into MRDIRNIAVIAHVDHGKTTLVDELLKQSGTFAAHTHVDERVMDSNAIEKERGITILSKNTAIDYKDVRINIIDTPGHADFGGEVERVLKMVDSVLLLVDAQEGVMPQTKFVVKKALQLGHRPIVVINKIDKPGGDPDRVVDEVFDLFDQMGASESQLEFPVVYAAARDGYAKLALEDANENLTPLFETILKEVPKPVGDDSNGLQLQVFTLDYDNFIGKIGIARIFNGTISMGETVLLCKADGEKVKGRVSKLIGFKGMDRFDIKTAGTGDIVAVAGFETIDVGDSLCDPTDPMPLDPMHIEEPTLSVTFAVNDSPLAGTEGKFVTSNKIDERLRAEMNTNIAMNYEQYGEGKFKVNGRGELQICILAENMRREGFEFCIGRPEVITKVEDGVKMEPFEHLVIDTPDEHSGAIIEKLGKRKANMTNMVPMGSGYTRLEFEIPARGLIGIRTEFLTETKGEGVMNHSFLEFRAYSGIVESRKYGALVSMENGEALGYSIFNLQDRGVMFIKPQDKVYNGMVIGEHAKGNDLDVNPTKGKQQSNVRSSGADEAIKLVPPRSMSLENALEWIEEDELVEVTPKSVRVRKRELDPTVRKRTAKKTKFE; encoded by the coding sequence ATGAGAGACATAAGAAATATTGCCGTAATCGCACACGTTGACCACGGTAAAACAACATTAGTTGATGAGTTATTGAAACAATCAGGAACTTTCGCAGCCCATACGCATGTGGATGAAAGAGTTATGGATAGTAATGCTATTGAAAAAGAAAGAGGTATTACAATCCTTTCTAAAAATACAGCTATTGACTATAAGGATGTAAGAATTAACATTATTGACACTCCAGGACACGCCGATTTTGGTGGTGAAGTTGAGAGGGTTTTAAAAATGGTTGATTCTGTTTTATTACTTGTTGATGCACAAGAGGGTGTTATGCCACAAACTAAGTTTGTTGTGAAAAAAGCACTTCAATTAGGTCATAGACCAATTGTTGTTATTAACAAAATTGATAAGCCAGGTGGAGATCCTGATAGAGTTGTTGATGAAGTATTTGACCTTTTTGACCAAATGGGTGCAAGTGAATCACAATTAGAATTTCCAGTTGTATATGCAGCAGCAAGAGATGGTTATGCAAAACTTGCTTTAGAAGATGCAAATGAAAATCTAACTCCACTATTTGAAACAATTTTAAAAGAAGTTCCTAAACCAGTTGGTGATGATTCAAATGGTCTTCAACTTCAAGTATTTACACTTGATTATGATAACTTCATTGGGAAAATTGGTATTGCAAGAATATTTAATGGAACAATCTCTATGGGTGAGACAGTTTTATTATGTAAAGCAGATGGTGAAAAAGTTAAAGGTAGAGTTTCTAAACTTATTGGATTTAAAGGTATGGATAGATTTGATATCAAAACTGCTGGTACTGGTGACATTGTTGCTGTTGCTGGTTTTGAAACAATTGATGTGGGTGATTCACTTTGTGATCCAACAGATCCTATGCCTCTTGATCCTATGCATATTGAAGAGCCAACATTATCTGTAACTTTTGCAGTTAATGATTCTCCATTAGCAGGAACTGAAGGTAAATTTGTAACTTCAAATAAAATTGATGAGAGACTAAGAGCTGAAATGAATACTAATATTGCAATGAATTATGAGCAATATGGTGAAGGTAAATTTAAAGTTAACGGAAGAGGTGAGCTTCAAATTTGTATCTTAGCAGAAAATATGAGAAGAGAAGGTTTTGAGTTCTGTATTGGAAGACCTGAAGTTATTACTAAAGTTGAAGATGGTGTAAAAATGGAGCCATTTGAGCATTTAGTTATTGATACTCCAGATGAACATAGTGGTGCAATTATTGAAAAACTTGGAAAAAGAAAAGCAAATATGACAAATATGGTACCAATGGGTTCTGGTTATACAAGACTTGAATTTGAAATTCCTGCACGAGGATTGATTGGTATTAGAACAGAGTTCTTAACTGAAACAAAAGGTGAGGGTGTTATGAATCACTCATTCTTAGAGTTTAGAGCTTATTCTGGAATTGTTGAATCAAGAAAATATGGTGCTTTAGTTTCTATGGAAAATGGTGAAGCATTAGGTTATTCAATTTTCAACTTACAAGATAGAGGGGTTATGTTTATTAAACCTCAAGATAAAGTGTACAACGGTATGGTTATTGGTGAGCATGCTAAAGGAAATGATTTAGATGTTAACCCTACAAAAGGGAAACAACAATCAAATGTAAGATCTTCTGGTGCAGATGAAGCTATTAAGTTAGTCCCACCAAGATCGATGTCTTTAGAAAATGCATTAGAGTGGATTGAAGAAGATGAGTTAGTTGAAGTTACTCCTAAATCTGTAAGAGTTAGAAAAAGAGAACTTGATCCAACTGTTAGAAAAAGAACAGCTAAAAAGACAAAATTCGAATAA
- a CDS encoding ATP-binding protein, which produces MIKNNSLKSELLISILLVITFGIGTIFYFSYNYLKKEIDISQEKIYNEKIDNIIYLINEKYETLLKTQMVNSYEESFKKGTVNIIKKVFNKSNKNIFPFIIDENGFLVLHKFHNKENANEYKNTSPYKKILREKNGNFEILLNNNERWIIFKHFEPWNWIIGYRVDKNIKYKELYTFRNMFLTISLIIIIGISLTIIFIVRKILEPIDMLSDVSKKIAFGDYETKIDISGVKELKTLSSNFQKMRDKIVEDIHQLKEQEERIKAFNSKLQEDVKIRTKELEQEKKVFETLFNDSTDGISLLKDGKFIDCNSALLELLEINEKEEFLNLNPEKISPKTQPNGIVSSTLEKEYINKCLEKGSIRFEWLHKKRSGQEFWCEIVLTKIIINEKLVIHGLWRDIQDKKMLEIELENKNLDLQESNDELEASMENLIITQNKLIESEKLAGLGSLVSGVANEISAPIGIGVTGASHLEYICEEISSKYDNTSISPDEWKNYLESSNELVKVIVTNLEKTEKIIKNFKQVAVDQTSELKRIFRVKEYIRGILISIDNLIKNRNIEFKIECDDILEINSFPGFFAQILNHLISNTLDHAYNDTEKGVISLNARIEGNNFIFEYIDYGKGILQENLTKIYEPFFTTNRNNGSLGLGLNIVYNLVTINLGGEITCISEKSKGSKFIIKIPL; this is translated from the coding sequence ATGATAAAAAATAACTCTTTAAAATCAGAACTTCTAATATCAATCCTTTTAGTTATAACATTTGGAATAGGTACTATTTTTTATTTTTCTTACAATTATTTAAAAAAAGAAATAGATATATCACAAGAGAAAATATATAATGAAAAAATCGATAATATAATTTATCTTATAAATGAAAAATATGAAACACTTTTGAAAACACAAATGGTAAACTCTTATGAAGAGTCATTTAAAAAAGGAACTGTAAATATTATCAAAAAAGTTTTTAACAAAAGCAATAAAAACATCTTCCCTTTTATAATAGATGAAAATGGCTTTTTAGTATTACATAAATTTCATAATAAAGAAAATGCAAATGAATATAAAAATACTTCACCTTATAAGAAAATATTGAGGGAGAAAAATGGTAATTTTGAGATTCTTCTAAATAATAATGAAAGATGGATTATCTTTAAACATTTTGAACCTTGGAATTGGATTATTGGTTATAGAGTTGACAAAAATATAAAATATAAAGAATTATATACATTTAGAAATATGTTTTTAACTATATCTTTAATAATTATTATTGGTATTTCACTAACTATTATATTTATAGTAAGAAAAATATTAGAACCAATTGATATGCTATCTGATGTTTCTAAAAAGATTGCTTTTGGTGATTATGAGACAAAAATAGATATATCAGGAGTAAAAGAGTTAAAAACATTATCATCAAACTTTCAAAAGATGAGAGATAAAATTGTTGAAGATATTCACCAATTAAAAGAACAAGAAGAAAGAATAAAAGCATTTAATTCTAAGCTTCAAGAAGATGTGAAAATTAGAACAAAAGAATTAGAACAAGAAAAAAAAGTTTTTGAAACACTTTTTAATGATTCTACAGATGGAATAAGTTTATTAAAAGATGGTAAGTTTATTGATTGTAATTCTGCATTATTGGAATTACTAGAAATTAATGAAAAAGAGGAATTTTTAAATTTAAATCCAGAAAAAATATCTCCAAAAACTCAACCAAATGGTATAGTTTCTAGTACTTTAGAGAAAGAGTACATTAATAAATGTTTAGAAAAAGGTAGCATACGATTTGAATGGCTTCATAAAAAGAGATCGGGACAAGAATTTTGGTGTGAAATTGTACTAACAAAAATTATTATAAATGAAAAACTTGTAATTCATGGGCTTTGGAGGGATATTCAAGATAAAAAAATGTTAGAAATAGAACTAGAAAATAAAAATCTTGATTTACAAGAATCAAATGATGAACTTGAAGCCTCTATGGAAAATCTGATAATAACTCAAAATAAACTAATTGAATCTGAAAAATTAGCTGGACTTGGAAGTTTAGTTTCAGGAGTTGCCAATGAAATTAGCGCACCAATAGGAATAGGAGTCACAGGAGCATCACATTTAGAGTATATATGTGAAGAAATAAGTTCCAAATACGATAACACATCAATCTCCCCTGATGAGTGGAAAAATTATTTAGAAAGTTCAAATGAATTGGTTAAAGTTATTGTAACAAATTTAGAAAAAACAGAAAAAATTATAAAGAATTTTAAACAAGTTGCTGTAGATCAAACAAGTGAATTAAAAAGAATTTTTAGAGTAAAAGAGTATATCAGAGGTATTTTGATTAGTATTGATAATTTAATTAAGAATCGAAATATTGAATTCAAAATTGAATGTGATGATATATTAGAAATCAATTCTTTTCCAGGATTCTTTGCACAAATTCTTAATCATCTGATTTCAAATACTTTGGACCATGCATATAATGATACTGAAAAAGGAGTTATTTCTTTAAATGCTAGAATTGAAGGGAATAATTTTATTTTTGAATATATTGATTATGGGAAGGGTATTTTACAAGAAAACTTAACAAAAATATATGAACCCTTTTTTACTACAAATAGAAATAATGGTTCCCTTGGATTGGGTCTAAATATCGTTTATAATTTAGTAACAATAAATTTAGGCGGGGAGATTACTTGTATAAGTGAAAAGAGTAAGGGAAGCAAATTTATTATAAAAATACCCCTTTAA